A DNA window from Carassius gibelio isolate Cgi1373 ecotype wild population from Czech Republic chromosome A8, carGib1.2-hapl.c, whole genome shotgun sequence contains the following coding sequences:
- the LOC128018513 gene encoding growth arrest and DNA damage-inducible protein GADD45 gamma, with translation MTFEEFSGQDNAGVTGDRMHRAGTALEELLVSARKQDCLTVGVYESAQVMNVDPDSVAFCVLATDEEYECDIALQIHFTLIQAFCFDNDINIVRVNDIERLADIVGSEQDEEPKDVHCILVTSPSADSLKDSALESLGLFCEESRNVYEWVPTISLPER, from the exons ATGACTTTTGAAGAATTTAGTGGACAAGATAACGCAGGTGTTACTGGCGATAG AATGCATAGGGCAGGAACAGCACTAGAGGAGCTTCTGGTCTCAGCTAGGAAGCAGGACTGCCTTACCGTTGGGGTATACGAGTCTGCACAAGTCATGAATGT TGACCCAGACAGCGTTGCTTTTTGCGTCCTGGCTACGGATGAGGAGTATGAATGTGACATCGCCTTGCAGATCCACTTCACTCTCATCCAAGCCTTCTGCTTCGACAACGACATCAACATTGTGCGTGTGAATGACATTGAACGTCTTGCTGACATTGTGGGGAGCGAACAGGATGAGGAACCTAAGGACGTACACTGCATACTTGTAACT aGCCCCAGTGCTGACTCTTTGAAAGATTCTGCTCTTGAGAGTTTGGGCTTGTTCTGCGAGGAGAGCCGAAATGTCTACGAATGGGTGCCTACTATTAGTCTGCCGGAGCGATGA